AATGCACGgttcacgtttttttttttggtgtattaaattttttaacatttttatttttttaaaaaaacactaatttaaagtgaattaaattcactcgcactgtaatgtgaacaatttttttttcttgaaaaactagtatagagtgaattaaattcactcgcactgtaatatcaattttatacctgataatattttatctacgctaaaaaaattatgaaaactgtaattcttatcagatgaattttgtacgtaatggaattataaatagtttaatggaataataaaaaatattttatataaagtatttttttatttcatgatgtaatatgaggtaatttttatttcatgatgtaatatgagtaattaattctacaatatttaaatttaaaaccatcaatattaatatatattttttaaaattattttataacctcaatttcaaaagcattcttaaccaaacatattaatttgagtaTCATCGGAGATAGAGATTTTCAGGTCAAGTTCTTAAATGGCATTCAAGGACTGATTTGTGAATGCATCGATGCAAGAAGTTTATGTGATGTTTTGTCATTAGAGAATGCAAATGAACTGGAGCGCATCAGCATTCGGGAATGCGATaacatggagagcttggtttcatcttcttggttctgcTCTGCTCCACCACGATTGCCATCATGTAACGGTACGTTTTCTGGTCTTAAAGTGTTCTTTTGTCATGGCTGTAAAAGTATGAAGAAGCTGTTCCCGCTTGTGTTGCTGCCAAACCTCGTAAACCTGGAAAGGATTGAAGTGAGTTTCTGTTacaaaatggaggagataataggaGCAACAGATGAAGAAAGCAGCACCTCCAATTCCATCATGGAAGTCATTCTCCCAAAGTTAATAACTCTGGAATTGGTTTGCttaccagaactgaaaagcatttacagtgcaaaactgatttgtaattctcttgaaaaaattaatgtataCCGTTGTCAGAAGCTGAAGAGGATGCCAATTTGTCTtccgttgcttgaaaatggccagcCATCTCCTCCCCCATCTCTTAAAGAAATCTTAGCATGTCCAAGACAATGGTGGGAGACAgtagtggagtgggagcatcctaaTGCAAAGGATGTCCTTCGTCCCTTTGTAAAGTAATATAATATAGTGTGCTTACAATtacataaataacatttttctttttttattatttcattaaagacCACtgaattgtcatttttttttttaattcgatagataaacaattataattctaagtttgattaatattttattttcatcctatTGAGTTTCCCCaagatgaaaatccaaaaaataaaaattaaatactatattgatttatcattaaag
This genomic stretch from Populus alba chromosome 19, ASM523922v2, whole genome shotgun sequence harbors:
- the LOC118040983 gene encoding disease resistance protein RPS5-like, yielding MESLTAYRDFQVKFLNGIQGLICECIDARSLCDVLSLENANELERISIRECDNMESLVSSSWFCSAPPRLPSCNGTFSGLKVFFCHGCKSMKKLFPLVLLPNLVNLERIEVSFCYKMEEIIGATDEESSTSNSIMEVILPKLITLELVCLPELKSIYSAKLICNSLEKINVYRCQKLKRMPICLPLLENGQPSPPPSLKEILACPRQWWETVVEWEHPNAKDVLRPFVK